The proteins below are encoded in one region of Pseudophryne corroboree isolate aPseCor3 chromosome 8, aPseCor3.hap2, whole genome shotgun sequence:
- the LOC134949953 gene encoding olfactory receptor 10C1-like has product MVKSDNGSYSIASTFIIVGFETLREMELVLFCLFTSMYIFTVGAHFLIITLVAVDQCLHKPMYLLLANFSMLEVLYTTVTVPKMLDALLTRHKEISSPSCLAQFYFFFGFGAAENCLLTVMAYDRYVAICWPLHYATVMTGKTCMSLALGACFGGLLAAFPPAMWLSTLRFCFPNFIDHFFCDYAPLLKISCEDNSDGEFAFMVMSWSVIMGCCLLIMVSYTLIITAVIRIPSTEGQKKAFNTCASHLVVVSIFYGTIIFMYIRPTSHIRFSKDKVVSVFYCVVTPLMNPIIYCLRNQEVKTSVTKTLRKLACNGNYIIIGAWMAGHNNFPGNRKF; this is encoded by the coding sequence ATGGTAAAATCCGACAATGGGAGCTACAGTATTGCCTCTACATTTATCATTGTGGGGTTTGAAACCCTACGGGAGATGGAGCTGGTCCTATTCTGCCTGTTCACAAGCATGTACATCTTCACGGTTGGAGCACATTTCCTTATCATTACACTGGTGGCTGTGGACCAGTGTCTCCATAAACCCATGTACTTACTTCTGGCCAACTTCTCCATGCTGGAGGTCCTCTACACCACTGTGACTGTTCCAAAAATGCTTGATGCCTTATTGACCCGGCACAAAGAGATTTCTTCCCCATCCTGCTTGGCTCAGTTTTACTTCTTCTTTGGTTTTGGGGCTGCAGAAAATTGTCTTCTTACTGTGATGGCATATGACCGCTATGTGGCCATCTGCTGGCCCCTGCATTATGCCACTGTAATgactggtaaaacctgcatgagctTGGCTCTTGGAGCTTGTTTTGGAGGTTTGTTGGCTGCCTTTCCTCCTGCCATGTGGCTCTCTACCTTGaggttctgttttcctaattttattgACCACTTCTTTTGTGACTATGCCCCTCTCTTGAAAATCTCCTGTGAGGACAATTCAGATGGAGAGTTTGCTTTCATGGTCATGTCTTGGAGTGTTATTATGGGCTGTTGTCTGCTCATTATGGTCTCCTACACACTCATTATCACTGCAGTCATAAGGATCCCATCAACAGAAGGACAGAAGAAAGCATTTAACACATGTGCATCCCACCTAGTTGTGGTGTCCATCTTTTATGGAACAATCATTTTCATGTACATTCGACCCACCTCCCACATTAGGTTTTCAAAGGACAAGGTGGTCTCTGTCTTCTACTGTGTGGTGACTCCACTGATGAACCCCATAATATATTGTCTCAGGAACCAAGAGGTGAAGACATCTGTAACAAAAACTTTACGGAAACTGGCATGTAATGGGAATTACATAATAATAGGAGCATGGATGGCGGGACATAACAACTTTCCGGGAAATAGGAAATTCTGA